The following are encoded in a window of Microcaecilia unicolor chromosome 14, aMicUni1.1, whole genome shotgun sequence genomic DNA:
- the LOC115457266 gene encoding olfactory receptor 1509-like, whose protein sequence is MAIRNETIVTQFILLGLSRNPDLQIIFFGLFLVMYLGTIAGNLLIMITIYVDSQLHTPMYFFLSNLSFIDLGFSTVTVPRSLVHFLLPRKTISFRDCIAQLFFMHFIGGAESFLLVLMAYDRYVAICNPLRYTTIMNRRVCLLLVVLTWVGGFIHGFGQAFPIVQLSFCGPNEIDHFFCEGHALSVLACSTTFFSEIADRVNGGVLAIICFSVLVTSYAYIISTLLKIRSSEGRQKAFSTCASHLLVVTLFYGPIVFLYMRPSVIFDVDKLLSVFYTIVTPLLNPCIYTLRNETARKAMKKLGGRKVPSLGTHNN, encoded by the coding sequence ATGGCTATCAGGAATGAAACCATAGTCACACAATTCATCCTCCTTGGACTTTCTAGGAATCCAGACTTACAGATAATATTCTTTGGGCTGTTTCTAGTGATGTACCTGGGCACCATAGCTGGGAATCTCCTCATTATGATAACCATCTATGTGGACTCTCAGCTGCACACTCCTATGTACTTCTTCCTCAGCAACTTGTCTTTCATCGATCTGGGCTTTTCTACAGTCACTGTCCCCAGATCCCTTGTTCATTTTCTGTTGCCAAGAAAAACCATCTCTTTCAGAGACTGCATAGCTCAATTGTTTTTCATGCATTTCATTGGCGGTGCAGAAAGCTTCCTCCTGGTCCTGATGGCTTATGACCGCTATGTTGCCATATGTAATCCTTTGCGTTATACCACAATAATGAACAGACGAGTCTGTCTCCTGCTGGTGGTTTTGACATGGGTAGGAGGTTTCATTCATGGCTTTGGTCAGGCATTTCCTATAGTTCAGCTGTCCTTCTGTGGTCCTAATGAGATAGACCATTTCTTTTGTGAAGGCCACGCCTTATCTGTGTTGGCTTGCTCTACTACCTTTTTCAGTGAAATCGCAGATAGGGTCAATGGTGGAGTATTAGCCATTATTTGTTTCTCAGTGTTGGTTACATCTTACGCATACATTATCTCTACTCTCTTAAAAATTCGCTCCTCTGAGGGAAGACAGAAAGCTTTCTCTACTTGTGCTTCCCACCTCCTGGTGGTCACTTTGTTTTATGGTCCCATTGTCTTTCTCTACATGAGACCATCAGTTATATTTGATGTTGACAAACTGCTCTCTGTTTTTTACACGATTGTGACCCCTTTGTTAAACCCCTGCATTTATACTCTTAGAAATGAGACGGCGAGAAAAGCCATGAAGAAATTGGGAGGTAGGAAAGTACCTTCACTGGGGACACATAACAACTGA
- the LOC115457267 gene encoding olfactory receptor 1509-like: MAVSNETRVTQFILLGLSKNPDLQIIFFFVFLVMYLGTITGNLLIMITIYVNPQLHSPMYFFLSTLSFIDLGFSTVTVPRALVHFLFPGITISFNNCITQLFFFHFIGGAESFLLVLMAYDRYVAICNPLRYTTIMNRRACLLLILSTWAGGFIHGCGQAIPVMLLTFCGPNEINHFFCDGHALSVLACSTTFFSEIADRANSGTVAVGCFTVLLVSYVYILSTVLKIPSAEGRKKAFSTCASHLLVVSLFFVPILFLYMRPSVVYEADKLLSVFYTIVTPLLNPCIYTLRNEKARIAMRKLGGRKVSSLVTRKN, encoded by the coding sequence ATGGCAGTCAGCAATGAAACCAGAGTGACACAATTCATCCTTCTAGGACTGTCTAAGAATCCAGACTTACAGATAAtattcttttttgtgtttctagTGATGTATTTGGGTACCATAACTGGGAATCTTCTCATTATGATAACCATATATGTAAACCCTCAATTGCATTCACCTATGTACTTCTTCCTCAGTACCTTGTCTTTCATCGATTTGGGCTTTTCCACAGTCACTGTCCCCAGAGCCCTTGTTCATTTTCTCTTTCCGGGCATAACTATATCTTTCAACAACTGTATTACtcaattgtttttctttcatttcatcGGGGGTGCAGAGAGCTTTCTCCTGGTCTTGATGGCTTATGACCGCTATGTTGCCATCTGCAATCCTTTGCGTTATACCACAATAATGAACAGACGAGCCTGTCTCCTGCTGATTCTTTCTACATGGGCAGGTGGTTTCATTCATGGCTGCGGTCAGGCAATTCCTGTAATGCTGCTGACCTTCTGTGGTCCTAATGAGATCAATCATTTCTTTTGTGATGGACACGCCTTATCTGTGTTGGCGTGCTCTACTACCTTTTTCAGTGAAATTGCGGATAGGGCCAACAGTGGAACTGTAGCGGTTGGTTGTTTCACAGTGTTGCTCGTATCTTACGTCTACATCCTCTCCACTGTCTTAAAAATCCCATCGgctgaaggaaggaagaaagcgTTCTCTACCTGTGCCTCCCACCTCCTGGTGGTCTCTCTGTTTTTTGTTCCCATTCTCTTTCTATACATGAGACCTTCAGTTGTATATGAAGCTGATAAACTGCTCTCTGTTTTTTACACGATTGTCACCCCTTTATTAAATCCCTGCATTTATACTCTTCGAAATGAGAAGGCGAGAATAGCCATGAGGAAACTGGGAGGCAGGAAAGTGTCTTCTCTGGTTACACGAAAGAACTAA